TGCACTCGAAAAATATGGAAACTAGTTTGCAAATTTACAAGAATATTGAAACGAATAATCCTTTGCTTTAGAACCTCTTTTGTAACAGGATGGAACATATttcagtttaaatttaaagcatatcttgaattaaagttttaatgagGCTCTAAactttaatacaaaattgtttcactatatttaaatgaataatcAGAAAGGAAATACAACAGTTTCCAATATTTTGGGAAAATAATCTTAACATGATCAACtgataaaagttttttttgtttaaagatTTATGTGAAATCtggtatttctaaaaatattaaatgacaTTATAGAATTGGTaaaatttatcatttttttagGATTACTGTTTTGTTTTGAGTGTGGGATGAATCGGTTCGCGTCTGCGACTTAACGAGAAATCAACGCCGCTAAGCAAATTATGCCGAACGATACGCATGCGCCAGAGCCATCAGCCTGGGTCTGAATCCGAGCTGGAGCACCATCATATCATCGGGCTGGGGGTTTCGAGTGGGTCTCTGACTGGGTATGGGTATGGGTCTGGGTCTGGGAAAGGCAATTGCCTCCAAAGGCGATGCCGAGCGAGCAGCCAGCCGGCCTGAAATTGATTTAGCCACCTCGGCCGACCAGACTGACCTCACTACTGTTTTTACGCCTTAAGCAGAATCTCATCAAGACGTAATGACAACAATTGATCAATCGCTGGCCGGGCTAATGGTTATGATGGGTCTCGTTGGGAAAtcagtttatattaaaatgtaatttgatTGCGGCTGTGTGCACAGAGCAAAAAGTGAGGTAATTCGCGTTGGCGATCGAGCAGTAAGTAATTCAAAAAACTAtggcttaaaataataagttcagaagaaaaacaagaaaggaagctaccttcggccagccgaagcttatatacccttgcagataaaagaatactcactcggtgcagttccagggattccagattcagcgtttcgatttatttcaattttgtttttaagtagtcaagaatcaaaacgcctacttcctacaaagttacaatgaattttcttatatttgattgggagccttaagatatagtggtccgatccggctggctccgacatatgtactacacccagagaaatgtgggactattttttaggtaacgtatgacctaaaaaatttaaatagactaaaatttcagatttaggtaatgggttacctaaaaatattagcatgtggactatgttcctactttttaggtaaagctaaagagatttttataggccatcgtaaccttcaaattggtccataagacctaaaatttaggaataatttaaagtcgatTATCACTCACaacttaatacaaatattggtccctaatattaataaacaaattattcggttttttaagtttaatgttaaaaaattttttagacttttcttaaagctagtgatggaaaagtttcaatatataaaatcaatacctacgtggactattttcctacttttaaggtaatagtgccctattctaaaaatagaattcgccTGAGCCCCTTGAAGCAGGCTTTGGTTTTGCCGCAGGGCCTTTAAGTAGTTCCGTAGACCAGAGGCTAGCCTATTGGACTCTCGCGCAGAAGACCCGGGATCGATTCCCACCGAGGACAAAATAAAGTGATTGTTTTTtcagaaagataaaatatttgcttttccgaataatacaatataagcaattaaaataatcaaatatgttactatcaatagtaaaaatcctagcttttttttaaatacctaatatttaggtaattctgacctaaaaatctagtccactagccatttttttaggtaaccattaccagaaataaattcaagactgcgtacaaaatatagtccacatggacaacattttaggtaatgcatggccttggcgcgtttttctggccatatttcctaaaattttaggtaattaggcccctttttagtccattttgttttctgggtgtacctgcaatagaaagaagaccttcgggaaagtttcatcgcgatagctttaaaactgagagactagttcgcatagaaacggacagacggacagacggacagacggacagacggacagacggacagacggacatggctagatagactcggctattggtgctgatcaagaatatatatactttatgtggtcggaaacgtctccttcactgcgttgcaaacatctgactgaaattataataccctctacaagggtataaaaatacacaaaaatctaCAACAAAGTgttgattttaaaagtttttccaaGGCCGATTCAGTTAAACGAAACTGTTGTTATTGGGGTAAAAATATTCAGAAGCAAAATGTTTTGATATGCTTAAGCTCTTCAAGGACAAAGATTCTTTCTGAATTCACAGGTGATTTGAGTTTAAGAAAGCCCTTTATAGATTTGCTTATCTTTTCACTAGACTGCCGAACTACTCACCTTGTTCCTCGTCAAAGTTTTTGGTGGACAGCTGGAAGAGGGCGTCCAGAGGAGTGTCCCCATTTGATTTTCTCGCCCCCGTTGGCTGTTCCGCCTCCGACTTTTTCGCTGCTCCTTCGCCGCCCTCTGGGGTGTTTagcttttccagcttttccgCCTGCCTGGGAGTGCAGCAGTCGGTGCTgccattgctgctgctggatcgCTGGGAACGCTCGGAGCTGCCGTCCTCGGAGGCGATGATGGCGGGATTCAAGGTCATGTGGCGGAGGAGGTGCGCCTGGGCCTGGAAGTGCTCCTGCAGTTGGCGCTGATAGTCCCAGGCCAGTCGCTGCTCGTAGCTGTGGAGCAGGGCGGGCGACAGAAACGGATGCAGTGCAGCCGGCGGTGGAGGTGGACAATTCTGCATCTGCACCAGGGGCATCTGCAATCTTTCGTTTATCAGAACGAGAGGGGCAGAAACTCCTGGTACGGGAACACTGGGTACCGCACTCCTCTCCGGTTTCTTCTCCTCACCACCCTCTTCGTTTCCACGTCCCAGGATATCGGCTATGGAAAAGCTTTTGATCCTGACGGGCGACGATCTTTGACGGCCATCTGCTAGGTTCACAGGACTCCTCAAAAGCCGCAAACGCTTCATGTTCAAGGATCTCATGGGCGGCGGACTGGGCGAACCCACCGAAATCTCGGAATTAGCGGGACTGGGAGTTCTTTGCGGCATCTTCAGGTGGTTCTCCCTTGGCCACTTAGCATATCCTGGCTATATCTATTGCAGTATGGCGTACTAAACTCGCGGCTAAAAACGCGTCGGCAAAAACGCGCGGCTGTCACACGAAAAACGTCGGCACAACGTGCAACACAAACACCAACAACGAAAATGGCTCGTCCAGAATTTGTTGCTAATGTCGCTCGGCTCTCTccctctgcctctgcctctctctcgctctcttatGGCCAACTCTCTCGACTGGTTTTTGGGGGCTCTAAACTGGTTCGTGACGTCACGGACTCGACTCGCGCATCTGCGCAGCTCGTCTAATTGGAAACGCGCCGCCTCGCTCTGgccaaagggggcggggcagtcgccaagagagagagacaggCAGAGAGCGGGCCAGCGGACCAATGGCAGTGGGCCAGGAGCATTTCAGCCCCCTGCCACCCCCCGAAACTCGCTGTCAACGTGCGAACGTCATCAATTTGTACAATTTGACATGCGCGCTCCTtccctttctctctctctgtctcacCTTCTCCTTCCCTTTCGCTCCCCTCCACTTTCCAGGCGGCTGACTGCGTTAATTATCGTAATTGTTGGCTCTCCCGCTTTTTCGCAGCTCTCTTTTGGCCCACTCAATTGTCATCAATAATGATGTCTCGTTGTACCGTTGGCTTCGGCTCCTCATCTATTTTCCGCTGAAAAAGCAAGCCTCTTCGAATCCGTGTTTCGAGACCTCCagtgcacaggaaaaaaattaaagtagttTCCCTGATCGAGTAATCCTTTACCCaacaaaaaggcaaacaaatattaagatcaaaaaagtaataattcTTCCTTCTGTATAATCCATCAAAATGTTCACTGAAGAATATACCTACTATTTTAAtgataaacatttataaacgAATTTACAAGATTTCTAGGATGTCGAGATCATAATTTAATGTTCAACACACACTCTTTGAAATAGATAAGTTGACTTAGCTTTTGTTGCGATTTAATAAaggtttaatataataaataatgataaatgttatttttaattagctggtttttttctcagtgcattcTCTTGGCACACATTCGTTTGTCTTGCCATTTCCATCGTTTCCCACTCCCCAACTCAACTCGATGCATTTCCAAATTGATTGCAACTTTGGTCCGCTCGTTGTATCACGTATGCGCCCTGTATGCGCCGCGCTTCGTTTGTTTGTCAGTGTcagttttttattcaatttcgcTCCGCTGTTTGTCctggttttctttttatttctcgCTTTTtcttgcattttgcatgcaaatgTCTATTTAACTGCATTGCGCCCTTTGCCGGTGGGAATGTGACTGGAGAGTCGGCTAAGTGAAATGATGTAACAGCCGAGCCGTAATCGATAATAGGTTCTTCCTCGCCTCACACTGCCTTCTTAAAACGGGGTataattgattattttaaaatggcaaAGGTAATCAGGTGGAGGTGCTAGTTTAAACTCTAAACTGATTGGGATTTGTTTTCTTGAATAACAATATCCGTAAAAtcgtttattttttcaatagataatttgaaaatatttctataaatttgataataaattattttaaactaatttaaattaatgtacTTAAGTCTTAGTCCTATAGCCGATTACCAGTTGCTaaagaaacaaacaaagccttattataatttgtttcgaGTCCAGTTTGAGTTCCAGTTTATTCAGACCTCTGAAAGGGTGTACCTGTTTCGATGTACCCCTatttatttcggtttttatgaCGCGGCTGTAGTTGTTGTCGGCATTTGCATAAGAGCCCTTCTCCAATCCCTCCAACCTCCCCGTATTCTGGTTGCAAGATGGCCGCGTTGTTTGATTAATGCCTGCACTTGACTGACTTGACGGACCAGAGTTTCCTTTCGCTTGGAAATTGGAAGTTGAAAATTGGAAATTTGCCTCCCCTGTGAACATTCGTTATTGCTATCGCCTTCGTATTCAAAATCAATTATAAAACGACTCTTAATTGGGCGCCTCAATAGACGCGACACGCCCTGTCAATCACAATTAGCCATCGCCCCTAGGAAAGAGCCACTCGAAGCGGCACTCAAATTCATAGCCCCTCGAAAACGGTCCGACACGCCTCTAATTCTGCAAATTCATAAGCCAAATGTATCGGCTCTATATCCTTTCATTAGTCGGCCCAAGATGGCGAATGGCGAACCCGTGTTCATTAAAACCTCATAAATAGCCAAAGTGTTTATTGTCGCATCTGGCAAGCCCAAATCCCCGGAGAGGGCTCTTCACCACGGTGCTCGTATTTGTGTACATTGTCATATTGTCATACTGCCAGGGGCGGGGATGGATGGGGGTTTGTGCAGGGGTGATCAGGGGTGTCGGAGCAGGAGTCACTTGGTAATAAAGTCATTGCCGTTGTGTCAAATTCGTCACGCCCCTTCGGCGGCGACTGAGAGAGTGGCTGCTGGCAATGCATTAATGtcgccttttgtttttttgccgGTCCGATCTACACCAGAACTCGAGTTCCCCATCCCCTTCTTCCTGTGGCTGACGATGATGAAGTTGTGCCAGCCAGTTGTCAACAATCAACGCTCGACGCTTCCAAACctaaacccaaacccaaactgcATGCCAATTATAGCCAGCTCGCAGCTATGTATCCTCAACTTCAACCTCAACCTTTCAGCTGCGCCCCGAAAGAAATCTGTGACGAATGCGCTTATGGCCAAAGCGATCCTCGCCTTATCATCGAGTAATCTCCGGCACTTGGGACAGCTGTCAGCGTTTTGCCAACTCATTATGCAGATTTCGACCACAAATGCGACACGAAAATGTCGAAAACAATTTACTGAACGCGACGAACAGCATTTGTCAATGTGG
This portion of the Drosophila takahashii strain IR98-3 E-12201 chromosome 3R, DtakHiC1v2, whole genome shotgun sequence genome encodes:
- the lbl gene encoding homeobox protein Nkx-3.2 — its product is MPQRTPSPANSEISVGSPSPPPMRSLNMKRLRLLRSPVNLADGRQRSSPVRIKSFSIADILGRGNEEGGEEKKPERSAVPSVPVPGVSAPLVLINERLQMPLVQMQNCPPPPPAALHPFLSPALLHSYEQRLAWDYQRQLQEHFQAQAHLLRHMTLNPAIIASEDGSSERSQRSSSSNGSTDCCTPRQAEKLEKLNTPEGGEGAAKKSEAEQPTGARKSNGDTPLDALFQLSTKNFDEEQDPATLNIFATRSNPKKKRKSRTAFSNQQIFELEKRFLYQKYLSPADRDEIAGGLGLSNAQVITWFQNRRAKLKRDMEELKKDVQCEKLPDQSAEPNRSHHHHHHQPQHHHPHMQSFGADKDKDREKDKDKDKEELRMLKLMTLMRYSDGKLLYTQPPPTYLPPLQRQNSD